In Salmonella enterica subsp. enterica serovar Typhimurium str. LT2, a single window of DNA contains:
- the cedA gene encoding cell division modulator (affects inhibition after overreplication of chromosome in dnaAcos mutants; similar to E. coli orf, hypothetical protein (AAC74801.1); Blastp hit to AAC74801.1 (87 aa), 82% identity in aa 8 - 87) — protein sequence MMKPLRQQNRQIISYIPRVEPAPPEHAIKMDTFRDVWILRGKYVAFVLTRESFQRSPAFSVPESAQRWANQVRQENEIAD from the coding sequence ATGATGAAACCTCTTCGCCAGCAAAATCGCCAGATTATTAGCTATATTCCGCGTGTTGAACCCGCGCCGCCGGAACATGCGATAAAAATGGATACGTTTCGCGACGTCTGGATACTGCGCGGTAAATATGTTGCCTTTGTTCTGACGAGGGAGTCATTTCAACGGTCGCCCGCCTTTAGCGTGCCAGAATCGGCGCAACGTTGGGCGAATCAGGTTCGCCAGGAAAACGAAATCGCTGACTAA
- the ydjN gene encoding kinase-like protein (putative domain shared with transporter; similar to E. coli part of a kinase (AAC74799.1); Blastp hit to AAC74799.1 (463 aa), 96% identity in aa 1 - 462): MNFPLIANIAVFVILLFVLAQARHKQWSLAKKVLVGLVMGVVFGLALHTIYGADSQVLKDSIQWFNIVGNGYVQLLQMIVMPLVFASILSAVARLHNASQLGKISFLTIGTLLFTTLIAALVGVLVTNLFGLTAEGLVQGGAETARLNAIETSYVGKVADLSVPQLVLSFVPKNPFADLTGANPTSIISVVIFAAFLGVAALKLLKDDAPKGERVLVAIDTLQSWVMKLVRLVMQLTPYGVLALMTKVVAGSNLQDIIKLGSFVVASYLGLAIMFVVHGILLGVNGISPLKYFRKVWPVLTFAFTSRSSAASIPLNVEAQTRRLGVPESIASFAASFGATIGQNGCAGLYPAMLAVMVAPTVGINPLDPVWIATLVGIVTVSSAGVAGVGGGATFAALIVLPAMGLPVTLVALLISVEPLIDMGRTALNVSGSMTAGTLTSQWLKQTDKTILDSEEDAELAHR, translated from the coding sequence ATGAATTTTCCATTAATTGCGAACATTGCGGTGTTCGTCATTCTGCTGTTTGTACTGGCGCAGGCCCGTCATAAACAGTGGAGTCTGGCTAAAAAAGTGCTTGTCGGCCTTGTGATGGGCGTGGTCTTTGGTCTGGCCCTGCACACCATTTATGGCGCTGACAGTCAGGTGTTAAAAGACTCCATTCAGTGGTTCAATATTGTCGGCAACGGCTATGTGCAATTGCTACAAATGATTGTGATGCCGCTGGTATTCGCCTCTATTTTAAGCGCCGTGGCACGACTGCATAACGCCTCTCAATTGGGGAAAATCAGTTTTCTGACTATCGGCACGCTGCTGTTTACTACCCTTATCGCAGCGCTGGTGGGCGTGCTGGTCACCAATCTGTTCGGACTGACGGCGGAAGGTCTGGTTCAGGGCGGCGCGGAAACCGCGCGTCTGAATGCCATTGAGACGAGCTATGTCGGCAAAGTGGCCGATCTCAGCGTGCCGCAACTGGTGCTGTCTTTTGTACCGAAAAATCCGTTTGCGGATCTGACTGGCGCAAATCCTACGTCTATTATCAGCGTGGTGATTTTCGCCGCATTCCTGGGCGTGGCCGCGCTTAAACTGCTGAAAGATGATGCGCCAAAAGGCGAGCGTGTGCTTGTTGCTATCGATACCCTGCAAAGCTGGGTGATGAAGCTGGTGCGTCTGGTGATGCAACTTACGCCTTACGGCGTACTGGCGCTGATGACGAAAGTGGTTGCCGGCTCCAATCTGCAGGACATTATTAAGCTTGGAAGCTTCGTGGTAGCGTCATATCTTGGTCTGGCGATAATGTTTGTGGTTCACGGCATACTATTGGGCGTGAACGGGATTAGCCCGCTGAAATATTTCCGCAAGGTGTGGCCGGTGCTGACATTTGCCTTTACCAGCCGCTCCAGCGCCGCCTCCATTCCACTTAATGTCGAAGCGCAAACCCGCCGCCTGGGCGTGCCGGAGTCCATCGCCAGCTTTGCTGCCTCTTTTGGCGCGACCATCGGCCAAAACGGTTGTGCCGGTCTTTATCCTGCGATGTTGGCGGTAATGGTTGCGCCGACGGTCGGCATCAACCCCTTAGACCCCGTATGGATAGCCACGCTGGTGGGTATCGTTACTGTAAGTTCGGCGGGTGTTGCCGGCGTTGGCGGCGGCGCGACCTTCGCCGCGCTGATTGTGCTGCCTGCCATGGGCTTACCGGTCACGCTGGTCGCGCTGTTAATCTCCGTCGAACCGTTGATTGATATGGGCCGTACCGCGCTGAACGTGAGTGGCTCAATGACCGCTGGTACGCTGACCAGCCAGTGGCTGAAGCAGACCGATAAAACCATTCTCGATAGCGAAGAAGACGCTGAACTGGCGCATCGATAA
- the ydjM gene encoding LexA regulated gene (putative SOS response; similar to E. coli orf, hypothetical protein (AAC74798.1); Blastp hit to AAC74798.1 (200 aa), 86% identity in aa 1 - 199) — protein sequence MGFIMTAEGHLLFSIASAVFAKNAELTPVLAHGDWWHIIPSAILTCLLPDIDHPKSFLGQRLKWVSKPIARAFGHRGFTHSLLAVFALLATFYLKVPDTWIIPADALQGMVLGYLSHIVADMLTPAGVPLLWPCRWRFRLPILAPRKGNQLERFLCMALFAWAVWMPQSMPENNVIRWSSQMITILQMQFNRFINHQID from the coding sequence ATGGGTTTTATCATGACGGCGGAAGGACATCTTCTTTTTTCTATAGCCAGCGCGGTTTTCGCCAAGAATGCCGAGTTAACGCCCGTCCTTGCGCACGGCGACTGGTGGCATATTATTCCTTCGGCTATTTTGACCTGTCTGCTGCCGGATATCGACCACCCCAAATCTTTTCTTGGTCAGCGCCTGAAATGGGTATCGAAACCGATCGCCCGCGCGTTCGGTCACCGGGGGTTTACCCATAGTCTGCTGGCGGTCTTTGCCCTACTGGCGACCTTTTATCTCAAGGTACCGGATACGTGGATTATCCCGGCGGATGCGCTGCAAGGCATGGTACTTGGCTATTTAAGCCATATCGTCGCGGATATGCTCACCCCCGCAGGCGTTCCCTTACTGTGGCCGTGCCGCTGGCGTTTCCGCCTGCCTATTCTGGCGCCGCGCAAAGGCAATCAACTGGAGCGATTTTTATGCATGGCGTTGTTTGCCTGGGCGGTGTGGATGCCACAGTCCATGCCGGAAAACAACGTCATACGCTGGTCTTCGCAGATGATTACTATCCTGCAAATGCAGTTCAATCGTTTTATAAATCACCAGATTGATTAG
- the yniC gene encoding putative enzyme (similar to E. coli putative phosphatase (AAC74797.1); Blastp hit to AAC74797.1 (222 aa), 90% identity in aa 1 - 222), with amino-acid sequence MSTPRQILAAIFDMDGLLIDSEPLWDRAELDVMASLGVDITRRHELPDTLGLRIDMVVDLWFAQQPWNGPDRQEVTNRVIARAITLIEETRPLLPGVREAVALCKAQGLLVGLASASPLHMLEKVLTMFELRDSFDALASAEKLPYSKPHPQVYLDCAAKLGVDPLTCVALEDSVNGLIAAKAARMRAIVVPAEENQPDPRFALANVKLNSLTELTAAHLLG; translated from the coding sequence ATGTCAACCCCACGTCAAATTCTTGCTGCAATTTTCGATATGGATGGACTACTGATCGATTCCGAACCGCTCTGGGATCGCGCTGAACTGGACGTGATGGCAAGTTTAGGCGTAGATATTACTCGGCGCCATGAGCTGCCAGACACGCTTGGGCTACGCATTGATATGGTTGTCGATCTCTGGTTTGCGCAGCAACCGTGGAACGGCCCCGATCGCCAGGAAGTGACAAACCGTGTTATTGCCCGCGCGATTACGCTTATCGAAGAGACGCGCCCTCTTTTGCCGGGTGTGCGCGAAGCTGTGGCGCTGTGTAAAGCGCAGGGGCTATTAGTGGGGCTTGCCTCGGCATCGCCGCTGCATATGCTGGAAAAAGTGCTCACCATGTTTGAACTGCGCGACAGTTTTGACGCGCTGGCTTCTGCAGAAAAATTGCCCTACAGCAAACCGCACCCGCAGGTCTATCTGGATTGTGCGGCCAAATTAGGCGTTGATCCATTAACCTGCGTGGCGCTGGAGGATTCGGTGAATGGTTTAATCGCGGCAAAGGCGGCGCGAATGCGCGCCATTGTGGTGCCAGCAGAAGAAAACCAGCCTGATCCGCGCTTTGCGCTGGCGAATGTCAAACTTAACTCACTGACAGAGCTGACGGCGGCGCATCTACTCGGTTAA
- the yniB gene encoding putative regulator (similar to E. coli orf, hypothetical protein (AAC74796.1); Blastp hit to AAC74796.1 (178 aa), 83% identity in aa 1 - 178) gives MTYQQAGRIAILKRVVGWVIFIPALLSTLISVLKFMYAHSEKQEGINAVMLDFTHVMIDMMRVNTPFLNVFWYNSPTPNFQGSLNIGFWLIFILIFVGLAMQDSGARMSRQSRFLREGVEDQLILEKAKGAEGLTREQIESRIVVPHHTIFLQFFPLYILPVIIIVLGYFFFSLLGFM, from the coding sequence ATGACGTATCAACAAGCTGGACGCATTGCAATCCTAAAAAGAGTTGTTGGGTGGGTTATTTTTATTCCGGCACTGCTTTCCACGCTCATCTCAGTCCTTAAATTTATGTATGCGCACAGTGAAAAGCAGGAGGGGATAAATGCGGTAATGCTGGATTTTACCCACGTAATGATAGACATGATGCGCGTGAATACGCCGTTTCTGAATGTTTTTTGGTACAACTCGCCGACGCCGAATTTTCAGGGAAGCCTGAATATCGGTTTCTGGCTCATTTTTATTCTGATTTTTGTCGGGCTGGCGATGCAGGATTCCGGCGCCAGAATGAGCCGCCAGTCACGTTTTTTGCGTGAAGGCGTGGAAGATCAGTTGATCCTGGAAAAAGCAAAAGGCGCGGAAGGGCTAACGCGTGAGCAGATAGAGTCACGTATCGTGGTGCCGCACCATACCATCTTTTTACAGTTTTTCCCGCTCTATATTTTGCCGGTCATTATTATCGTGCTCGGCTACTTTTTCTTTTCCTTGTTAGGCTTCATGTAA
- a CDS encoding putative cytoplasmic protein (similar to E. coli orf, hypothetical protein (AAC74795.1); Blastp hit to AAC74795.1 (286 aa), 92% identity in aa 1 - 285) — MWQAISRLLSEQVGEGEIELRNELPGGEVHAAWHLRYAGHDFFVKCDEREMLRGFTAEADQLELLSRSKTVVVPKVWAVGSDRDYSFLVMDYLSPRPLDAHNAFILGQQLARLHQWSDQPQFGLDFDNALSTTPQPNTWQRRWSTFFAEQRIGWQLELAAEKGITFGNIDAIVEHVQQRLASHQPQPSLLHGDLWSANCALGPDGPYIFDPACYWGDRECDLAMLPLHTDQPPQIYDGYQSVSPLPLDFLDRQPIYQLYTLLNRARLFGGQHLATAQKAMDRLLAV, encoded by the coding sequence ATGTGGCAAGCTATCAGTCGTCTTTTAAGCGAGCAAGTCGGTGAAGGCGAAATCGAACTGCGTAATGAACTGCCAGGCGGAGAAGTTCATGCCGCATGGCATTTACGTTATGCAGGCCATGATTTTTTCGTGAAGTGCGATGAACGAGAAATGCTCCGCGGTTTTACCGCAGAAGCCGATCAGCTGGAGCTGCTCTCCCGCAGTAAAACCGTTGTTGTGCCTAAGGTATGGGCGGTAGGTTCGGATCGGGATTACAGCTTTTTAGTCATGGACTACCTCTCGCCCCGCCCGCTGGATGCCCATAATGCGTTTATTCTTGGGCAACAGCTGGCGCGCCTGCACCAATGGAGCGACCAACCTCAATTCGGCCTCGATTTTGATAACGCGCTCTCTACCACGCCGCAGCCGAATACCTGGCAACGCCGTTGGTCGACTTTTTTCGCCGAACAGCGCATTGGCTGGCAGCTTGAACTCGCTGCGGAAAAAGGCATTACTTTTGGTAATATTGACGCCATTGTTGAACATGTTCAGCAACGTCTGGCGTCGCATCAACCGCAGCCTTCTCTTTTGCATGGCGATCTATGGTCGGCGAACTGCGCGCTTGGCCCTGACGGCCCCTATATCTTCGATCCAGCCTGCTATTGGGGCGACAGAGAATGCGATCTGGCGATGCTGCCGCTGCATACCGATCAGCCACCGCAGATTTATGACGGCTATCAGTCCGTTTCGCCGCTACCGCTGGATTTTCTCGACAGGCAGCCGATTTACCAGCTCTACACCCTGCTTAATCGGGCAAGGCTGTTTGGCGGTCAGCACCTGGCTACTGCGCAAAAAGCGATGGATCGGCTGCTTGCGGTATAG
- the ydiZ gene encoding putative cytoplasmic protein (similar to E. coli orf, hypothetical protein (AAC74794.1); Blastp hit to AAC74794.1 (96 aa), 69% identity in aa 1 - 94), with product MASGDITRYVITVTFHEDSLTEINELNNHLTRSGFLLTLTDDEGDVHELGTNTFGFVSAQSADEIKALVAGLAKSALDKDVDITVATWEAWSKNAQ from the coding sequence ATGGCCAGTGGCGATATTACCCGTTATGTTATTACCGTAACCTTCCATGAAGATTCCCTGACCGAGATTAACGAACTCAATAACCATCTGACGCGTAGCGGTTTTTTGCTGACATTAACGGACGATGAAGGGGATGTGCATGAGCTCGGCACCAATACGTTTGGCTTTGTTAGCGCTCAGAGCGCTGATGAAATCAAAGCGCTTGTCGCCGGACTTGCGAAAAGCGCGTTAGATAAGGATGTCGACATTACCGTGGCGACCTGGGAGGCGTGGAGTAAAAACGCACAATAA
- the pfkB gene encoding 6-phosphofructokinase II (similar to E. coli 6-phosphofructokinase II; suppressor of pfkA (AAC74793.1); Blastp hit to AAC74793.1 (309 aa), 92% identity in aa 1 - 308), with translation MVRIYTLTLAPSLDSATITPQIYPEGKLRCSAPVFEPGGGGINVARAIAHLGGTATAIFPAGGATGEHLVALLADENVPVSTVDAKDWTRQNLHVHVESSGEQYRFVMPGATLDDDEFRQLEEQVLEIESGAILVISGSLPPGVKVEKLTQLISAAQKQGIRCIIDSSGDALTAALALGDIELVKPNLKELSALVNRDLTQPDDVRKAAQELVQSGKARRVVVSLGPQGALGIDSENCIQVVPPPVKSQSTVGAGDSMVGAMTLKLAQDASLEEMVRFGVAAGSAATLNQGTRLCSRDDTQKIYAYLSAQ, from the coding sequence ATGGTACGTATCTATACGTTGACGCTTGCGCCCTCTCTCGATAGCGCAACAATCACGCCGCAAATTTATCCCGAAGGTAAACTGCGGTGCTCCGCGCCGGTATTCGAACCCGGCGGCGGGGGTATTAATGTCGCTCGCGCCATTGCGCATCTTGGCGGCACCGCGACCGCCATTTTCCCGGCTGGCGGCGCTACCGGCGAACATCTTGTCGCACTACTGGCTGACGAAAATGTCCCCGTGTCTACCGTCGATGCGAAGGACTGGACGCGTCAGAACCTGCACGTCCACGTCGAGTCCAGCGGCGAACAGTATCGTTTTGTTATGCCCGGCGCCACGCTGGACGATGACGAATTTCGCCAGCTTGAAGAACAGGTACTGGAAATTGAATCCGGGGCAATTCTGGTTATCAGCGGCAGCCTTCCGCCCGGCGTTAAGGTCGAGAAACTCACGCAACTGATTTCCGCCGCGCAGAAGCAAGGCATTCGCTGCATTATTGATAGCTCTGGCGACGCGCTCACCGCCGCGCTGGCGCTTGGCGATATCGAACTGGTGAAACCGAACCTGAAAGAATTGAGCGCGTTGGTTAATCGTGATCTGACGCAGCCTGATGATGTGCGTAAAGCGGCCCAGGAATTAGTGCAAAGCGGCAAGGCTCGCCGGGTAGTGGTCTCTCTGGGGCCGCAAGGGGCGCTGGGCATAGACAGTGAGAATTGCATCCAGGTTGTTCCTCCCCCGGTGAAAAGTCAAAGTACTGTTGGCGCAGGCGACAGTATGGTAGGCGCGATGACGTTAAAACTGGCGCAAGACGCGTCGCTGGAAGAGATGGTGCGCTTCGGTGTGGCGGCAGGCAGCGCTGCTACGCTCAATCAAGGTACGCGTCTGTGTTCTCGTGACGATACCCAAAAAATATACGCCTATCTTTCCGCGCAATAA
- the ydiY gene encoding putative salt-induced outer membrane protein (similar to E. coli orf, hypothetical protein (AAC74792.1); Blastp hit to AAC74792.1 (252 aa), 88% identity in aa 1 - 252): MKLLKAVPAVVMLAGGVFASLYAAADDSVFTVMDDPSTAKKPFEGNLNAGYLAQSGNTKSSSLTADTAMTWYGQRTAWSLWGNASNTSSNDERSSEKYAVGARNRFNMTDYDYTFGQASWLTDRFNGYRQRDVLTAGYGRQFLNGPVHSFRFEFGPGVRYDEHTDDTTETQPLGYASGSYAWQLTDNAKFTQGVSVFGAEDTTLNSETALNVAINEHFGLKVGYNLTWNSQPPESAPEHTDRRTTVTLGYKM; encoded by the coding sequence ATGAAGCTTTTGAAGGCAGTACCCGCTGTAGTTATGCTGGCGGGTGGCGTGTTCGCGTCTCTGTATGCCGCCGCCGATGATTCCGTTTTTACTGTCATGGATGATCCCTCCACCGCGAAAAAACCTTTTGAAGGTAATCTGAATGCGGGCTACCTTGCTCAGTCAGGCAATACTAAAAGCTCTTCCTTAACGGCTGACACGGCGATGACCTGGTATGGACAACGTACCGCCTGGTCATTATGGGGCAATGCCAGCAATACCTCCTCTAATGATGAACGCTCTTCAGAAAAATATGCGGTAGGCGCACGTAACCGTTTTAATATGACGGATTATGATTATACCTTTGGCCAGGCCAGTTGGCTGACAGACCGTTTCAACGGTTATCGTCAGCGCGACGTACTGACCGCCGGTTACGGGCGGCAGTTCCTTAATGGTCCAGTGCACAGCTTCCGTTTTGAATTCGGTCCTGGGGTTCGCTATGACGAACATACGGACGATACCACTGAAACGCAGCCGTTGGGTTATGCTTCCGGCAGCTATGCCTGGCAGTTAACTGACAATGCTAAGTTTACACAGGGGGTGTCAGTATTTGGCGCAGAAGACACCACACTAAATTCGGAAACAGCCCTCAATGTCGCCATTAACGAACATTTTGGTCTAAAGGTGGGGTATAATTTAACGTGGAACTCGCAGCCGCCTGAATCTGCGCCTGAACATACCGATCGTCGCACTACGGTAACGCTGGGCTATAAGATGTAA
- a CDS encoding putative outer membrane protein gives MNKYSYCATMIAAILSTTTMANASSLAISVANDDAGIFQPSLNALYGHPAADRGDYTAGLFLGYSHDLTDASQLSFHIAQDIYSPSGANKRKPEAVKGDRAFSAFLHTGLEWNSLATNWLRYRLGTDIGVIGPDAGGQEVQNRAHRIIGAEKYPAWQDQIENRYGYTAKGMVSLTPAIDILGVNVGFYPEVSAVGGNLFQYLGYGATVALGNDKTFNSDNGFGLLSRRGLIHTQKEGLIYKVFAGVERREVDKNYTLQGKTLQTKMETVDINKTVDEYRVGATIGYSPVAFSLSLNKVTSEFRTGDDYSYINGDITFFF, from the coding sequence GTGAACAAATACAGCTATTGCGCAACGATGATTGCCGCCATACTCAGTACGACCACAATGGCCAATGCCAGTAGCCTTGCTATTTCAGTGGCGAATGATGATGCAGGTATATTTCAACCATCCTTAAATGCCCTTTATGGGCACCCGGCTGCAGACCGGGGTGATTATACTGCCGGGCTCTTTTTAGGCTACAGCCACGATCTCACTGACGCCAGTCAACTCTCTTTTCATATCGCGCAAGATATTTATTCTCCATCAGGCGCCAATAAGAGAAAGCCTGAAGCCGTCAAAGGCGACCGCGCGTTCAGCGCCTTTCTTCATACCGGACTGGAGTGGAATTCATTAGCCACCAATTGGTTACGTTATCGTTTAGGTACCGATATTGGCGTTATTGGTCCTGACGCAGGCGGTCAGGAGGTTCAGAATCGGGCGCATCGAATAATAGGCGCAGAAAAATACCCTGCCTGGCAGGATCAAATTGAAAACCGTTATGGTTACACGGCAAAAGGAATGGTGTCCCTTACGCCAGCTATTGATATTCTGGGCGTCAATGTGGGCTTCTATCCAGAAGTATCTGCTGTCGGCGGCAATCTCTTCCAGTATTTGGGGTACGGCGCAACCGTTGCGCTGGGAAATGATAAGACCTTCAACTCTGATAATGGGTTTGGGTTACTGTCCCGCCGAGGGTTAATACACACTCAAAAAGAGGGATTGATCTATAAAGTATTTGCTGGCGTTGAGCGCAGGGAAGTTGATAAAAACTACACGTTACAGGGGAAAACGCTGCAAACAAAAATGGAAACGGTGGATATTAATAAAACCGTGGATGAATATCGCGTCGGTGCCACCATCGGCTATTCTCCCGTCGCATTTTCTCTTTCTTTAAACAAAGTCACGTCGGAATTTCGCACCGGAGACGACTATTCTTATATCAACGGAGACATCACCTTCTTCTTCTGA
- a CDS encoding putative inner membrane protein has product MLKNGVEKHASDIIEYPFFIRYLSARNYWLHDYAYNTMFFGINMNITLYSFELIFYDGFDVYLLLIFTVIVLSLMMRISNGCQGNITKLLLSELLGQLLLRKKK; this is encoded by the coding sequence ATGTTGAAAAATGGTGTTGAAAAACATGCGTCAGATATTATTGAATATCCATTTTTCATTCGCTATCTGAGTGCGAGAAATTATTGGCTTCACGATTATGCATATAATACGATGTTTTTTGGTATCAATATGAATATCACGTTGTATTCTTTTGAGCTCATTTTCTATGATGGCTTCGATGTTTATCTGTTATTAATTTTTACCGTGATAGTGTTGTCTTTAATGATGAGAATATCTAACGGCTGTCAGGGTAATATAACCAAATTATTGCTATCTGAATTATTAGGGCAGTTATTATTAAGGAAGAAAAAGTGA
- a CDS encoding putative DNA/RNA non-specific endonuclease — MNKTINLLKLLPVVLLSACTTSYPPQDTTSAPELPHRNVLVQQPDNCSVGCPQGGSQQTIYRHVYTLNNNSVTKFANWVAYSVTKTSQASGRPRNWAQDPDLPPSDTLAPSAYKNAHTLLKVDRGHQAPLAGLGGVSDWPSLNYLSNITPQKSALNQGAWAALENRVRELAKQADVSVVHVVTGPLFERHIATLPEDATVEIPSGYWKVLFTGMAPSKSEGNYAAFIMDQNTPRSANFCDYQVTVEAIEHKAKPVLTLWSALPEAVASEVKTTKGSLAQKLGCR; from the coding sequence GTGAACAAGACCATTAATTTGCTAAAATTACTGCCCGTAGTATTATTAAGCGCATGTACTACATCGTATCCTCCCCAGGATACAACATCGGCACCCGAGTTACCCCATCGTAACGTACTCGTTCAGCAACCTGATAACTGTAGCGTTGGCTGTCCTCAAGGAGGAAGCCAACAAACAATCTATCGCCATGTCTATACGCTCAATAATAATAGCGTCACGAAATTTGCCAACTGGGTTGCCTATAGCGTGACAAAAACCAGCCAGGCAAGCGGTCGCCCGCGGAACTGGGCGCAGGACCCCGATTTACCGCCCTCGGATACGTTGGCCCCTTCCGCCTATAAAAATGCCCATACGCTATTAAAAGTCGACAGGGGGCACCAGGCGCCGTTGGCAGGATTGGGCGGCGTATCGGACTGGCCGTCGTTAAATTATTTATCGAATATTACGCCGCAGAAATCCGCCCTGAATCAGGGAGCATGGGCTGCACTGGAAAACCGGGTGCGCGAACTTGCCAAACAGGCTGATGTATCTGTAGTGCACGTAGTGACCGGCCCCCTTTTTGAGCGGCATATCGCCACATTGCCAGAAGATGCGACGGTAGAAATTCCCAGCGGGTACTGGAAGGTTTTATTCACCGGAATGGCGCCGTCAAAAAGTGAAGGAAATTACGCTGCATTTATTATGGATCAGAATACGCCCCGTTCGGCGAATTTTTGCGACTATCAGGTTACCGTGGAGGCTATCGAACATAAAGCGAAGCCAGTGCTGACGCTGTGGTCTGCTTTGCCTGAAGCGGTAGCCAGCGAGGTGAAAACGACAAAGGGGAGTCTGGCGCAGAAGTTAGGTTGTCGATGA
- a CDS encoding putative inner membrane protein has translation MDTQLTVNKFIFSLYVILRNKYNPSFTSILVRLNLFHQFRVITGNSGYICFIPFYIDPFRAVRCTYLI, from the coding sequence ATGGATACACAACTCACTGTCAATAAATTCATTTTCTCTTTGTATGTGATCTTGCGTAATAAGTACAATCCTTCATTCACATCCATTCTCGTTCGTTTAAACCTGTTTCACCAGTTCCGCGTCATTACTGGTAATAGCGGATATATATGTTTCATACCGTTTTACATTGATCCCTTTCGCGCCGTAAGATGTACGTACCTAATCTAA